The Streptomyces sp. NBC_01775 genome includes a region encoding these proteins:
- a CDS encoding NAD-dependent epimerase/dehydratase family protein encodes MRLLVLGGTEFVGRAFLEEALRRGDEVTVFHRGRHPAPSGVTALHGDRTEPDGLAAFTEGAGAGLTWDAVVDTWTGAPAEVGLAARLLAGRAERFAYVSSRSVHRYPAAPGLDENGPLVEGRADDTDSGGYERAKRGGELAALAAFGDRTLLPRPGLVIGPGENVGRLPWWLGRAARGGPMLAPGPADLPLQYIDARDLALWTLDALGRGLGGPYNVVSPRGHTTMSELLEAVVRVTGGVAEPRWTDPKALVDAGVEPWMELPVWTPPGELHDTLHCGDVSRALAEGLRCRPVAETVADTWEWLCALGGQAPQRPDRPPLGMAAEREAELLARLPAAH; translated from the coding sequence ATGAGGCTATTGGTACTGGGTGGAACGGAGTTCGTGGGGCGGGCCTTCCTCGAGGAGGCGCTGCGGCGCGGCGATGAGGTGACGGTCTTTCACCGGGGCAGGCACCCCGCGCCCTCCGGCGTGACAGCGCTGCACGGCGACCGCACGGAGCCCGACGGGCTCGCCGCGTTCACCGAGGGCGCGGGCGCCGGGCTGACGTGGGACGCGGTGGTGGACACCTGGACCGGGGCGCCCGCCGAGGTCGGCCTGGCGGCACGACTGCTGGCGGGCCGCGCCGAGCGGTTCGCGTACGTCTCCAGCCGGTCCGTGCACCGCTACCCGGCGGCGCCCGGTCTCGATGAGAACGGGCCGCTGGTGGAGGGCCGTGCCGACGACACGGACAGCGGCGGCTACGAGCGGGCCAAGCGCGGCGGCGAACTCGCGGCCCTTGCCGCGTTCGGCGACCGGACGCTGCTCCCGCGCCCCGGGCTGGTGATCGGCCCCGGCGAGAACGTGGGACGGCTGCCATGGTGGCTGGGCCGCGCGGCGCGGGGCGGGCCGATGCTCGCACCCGGGCCGGCGGACCTGCCGCTCCAGTACATCGATGCCCGCGACCTCGCGCTGTGGACGCTCGACGCGCTCGGACGGGGACTCGGCGGGCCCTACAACGTCGTCTCCCCGCGCGGGCACACCACGATGAGCGAGCTGCTGGAGGCCGTCGTACGCGTTACCGGCGGGGTCGCCGAGCCCCGCTGGACGGACCCGAAAGCCCTGGTGGACGCGGGCGTCGAGCCGTGGATGGAGCTGCCTGTGTGGACGCCGCCGGGCGAGCTGCACGACACCTTGCACTGCGGCGATGTCTCCAGGGCGCTCGCGGAGGGCCTGCGCTGCCGTCCCGTCGCGGAGACCGTCGCGGACACCTGGGAGTGGCTGTGCGCGCTGGGCGGTCAGGCCCCGCAGCGCCCCGACCGGCCGCCCCTGGGGATGGCCGCCGAGCGCGAGGCGGAGCTGCTGGCCCGCCTTCCGGCGGCGCACTGA
- a CDS encoding gamma-glutamylcyclotransferase family protein, which translates to MTDPSRPAAEHPPRLAAVRPATDVLFVYGTLRFRRILAALLGRVPAAAPATVDGWRTAALRNRPYPGLVRAEGHTASGLLLSGLNAREWRVLDDFEDDEYELRRLPLAAGGAAVGNTEASGKAEASGDAEASGGTAVGGTAGGPGEAWAYLWISPGEVRADTWEADTFAGRQLDTYARRLEVGTDR; encoded by the coding sequence GTGACCGATCCGTCCCGCCCGGCCGCTGAACACCCGCCCCGCCTGGCTGCCGTACGCCCCGCCACCGACGTCCTCTTCGTCTACGGCACCCTCCGCTTCCGCCGGATACTGGCCGCGCTGCTGGGCCGGGTCCCGGCCGCCGCGCCCGCCACCGTGGACGGCTGGCGCACGGCGGCGCTCAGGAACAGGCCCTACCCCGGCCTCGTACGCGCCGAGGGCCACACGGCATCCGGCCTGCTGCTGAGCGGGCTGAACGCCCGGGAGTGGCGCGTGCTGGACGACTTCGAGGACGACGAGTACGAACTGCGCAGGCTCCCGCTGGCGGCCGGTGGGGCGGCGGTCGGTAATACGGAAGCATCCGGTAAGGCGGAAGCATCCGGTGACGCGGAAGCATCCGGTGGCACGGCGGTCGGCGGGACGGCCGGGGGTCCGGGCGAAGCGTGGGCGTATCTGTGGATCAGCCCTGGCGAGGTGCGCGCGGACACCTGGGAGGCCGACACCTTCGCGGGGCGCCAGCTCGACACCTACGCCCGGCGCCTGGAGGTAGGGACAGACCGATAG
- the ppdK gene encoding pyruvate, phosphate dikinase has protein sequence MENAERKFVYDFSEGNKDLKDLLGGKGANLAEMTNLGLPVPPGFTITTEACKVYLESGEAPVALRDEVSAHLEALETRMGKSLGQSDDPLLVSVRSGAKFSMPGMMDTVLNIGLSDESVQGLAKQAGDERFAWDSYRRLIQMFGDTVLGIDGELFAEALDETKRAKGAATDVDLCADDLRMLVEQFKNIVRGETGRDFPQDPREQMDLAVRAVFDSWNGERAKLYRRQERIPHDLGTAVNICSMVFGNLGPDSGTGVAFTRDPASGQQGVYGDYLQNAQGEDVVAGIRNTVPLADLEALDKASYGQLLQIMETLETHYRDLCDIEFTIERGKLWMLQTRVGKRTAAAAFRIATQLVDQGLIDEAEALQRVNGAQLAQLMFPRFDGNDAVAGVQRIGWGIAASPGAAVGKAVFDSYTAIKWSRSGEKVILIRRETNPDDLDGMLAAEGILTSRGGKTSHAAVVARGMGKTCVCGAEELEVDTKRRRLSAPGGVVVEEGDTVSIDGSSGKVYLGEVPVVPSPVVEYFEGRTHAGADDADELVKAVHRVMAYADRMRRLRVRANADNAEDAARARRFGAQGIGLCRTEHMFLGERRELVERLILADAEVERKEALEALLPLQKGDFVELFEAMDGLPVTVRLLDPPLHEFLPDITELSVRVALAESRRDANENDLRLLQAVHRLHEQNPMLGLRGVRLGLVIPGLFTMQVRAIAEAAADRLAAKGDPRAEIMIPLVGTVQELELVREEAEVVIAAVEKEYGVELKLSLGTMIELPRAALTAGQIAECADFFSFGTNDLTQTVWGFSRDDVEASFFTAYLEKGIFGVSPFETIDKDGVGALVRDAAAAGRATRPDLKLGVCGEHGGDPESVHFFHEAGLDYVSCSPFRIPVARLEAGRAAASSEGGS, from the coding sequence ATGGAAAACGCTGAGCGAAAGTTCGTCTACGACTTCAGCGAGGGCAACAAGGACCTCAAGGACCTCCTCGGCGGGAAGGGGGCCAACCTCGCCGAGATGACCAACCTCGGGCTCCCTGTCCCTCCCGGGTTCACCATCACCACCGAGGCGTGCAAGGTCTACCTCGAATCCGGTGAGGCCCCGGTCGCCCTGCGCGACGAGGTGAGTGCGCACCTCGAAGCACTGGAGACCCGGATGGGCAAGTCCCTCGGGCAGTCCGACGACCCTCTCCTGGTGTCCGTGCGCTCCGGCGCGAAGTTCTCCATGCCGGGGATGATGGACACCGTCTTGAACATCGGACTCTCCGACGAGTCCGTGCAGGGCCTCGCCAAGCAGGCCGGCGACGAGCGGTTCGCCTGGGACTCCTACCGTCGCCTCATCCAGATGTTCGGCGACACCGTCCTGGGCATCGACGGCGAGCTGTTCGCAGAGGCGCTGGATGAGACCAAGCGGGCCAAGGGCGCCGCCACCGACGTCGACCTGTGTGCCGACGATCTGCGGATGCTGGTCGAGCAGTTCAAGAACATCGTGCGCGGCGAGACGGGGCGGGACTTCCCGCAGGACCCGCGCGAGCAGATGGACCTGGCCGTCCGCGCGGTTTTCGACTCGTGGAACGGCGAGCGCGCCAAGCTCTACCGTCGCCAGGAGCGCATCCCGCACGACCTGGGCACCGCCGTCAACATCTGCTCGATGGTCTTCGGCAACCTCGGCCCCGACTCGGGCACCGGCGTCGCCTTCACCCGCGACCCGGCCAGCGGCCAGCAGGGCGTCTACGGCGACTACCTCCAAAACGCCCAGGGCGAGGACGTCGTCGCCGGTATCCGTAACACGGTGCCGCTCGCCGACCTCGAAGCGCTCGACAAGGCGTCCTACGGCCAGCTCTTGCAGATCATGGAGACCCTGGAGACGCACTACAGGGACCTGTGCGACATCGAGTTCACCATCGAGCGCGGCAAGCTGTGGATGCTCCAGACCCGCGTCGGCAAGCGCACGGCCGCCGCCGCCTTCCGCATCGCCACCCAGCTCGTGGACCAGGGCCTCATCGACGAGGCCGAGGCCCTCCAGCGGGTGAACGGGGCCCAGCTCGCCCAGCTGATGTTCCCCCGCTTCGACGGGAACGACGCGGTGGCGGGCGTCCAGCGCATCGGGTGGGGCATCGCCGCCTCGCCCGGCGCCGCCGTCGGCAAGGCCGTCTTCGACTCCTACACCGCCATCAAGTGGTCCCGCTCCGGCGAGAAAGTCATCCTCATCCGGCGCGAGACCAACCCCGACGACCTGGACGGCATGCTCGCCGCCGAAGGCATCCTCACCTCGCGCGGCGGCAAGACCTCGCACGCCGCCGTCGTCGCCCGCGGCATGGGCAAGACCTGTGTGTGCGGCGCCGAGGAGCTGGAGGTCGACACCAAGCGCCGCCGCCTGAGCGCGCCCGGCGGGGTGGTCGTCGAGGAGGGCGACACCGTCTCCATCGACGGCTCCAGCGGAAAGGTCTACCTCGGCGAGGTGCCGGTCGTACCCTCGCCGGTCGTCGAGTACTTCGAGGGCCGCACCCACGCCGGCGCCGACGACGCCGACGAGCTGGTCAAGGCCGTGCACCGCGTCATGGCCTACGCCGACCGGATGCGGCGGCTGCGCGTACGGGCCAACGCGGACAACGCCGAGGACGCCGCCCGCGCCCGCCGCTTCGGCGCCCAGGGCATCGGACTGTGCCGCACCGAGCACATGTTCCTCGGCGAGCGGCGCGAGCTGGTCGAGCGGCTCATCCTCGCCGACGCGGAAGTGGAGCGGAAGGAGGCGCTGGAGGCGCTTCTCCCGCTCCAGAAGGGCGACTTCGTCGAGCTGTTCGAGGCCATGGACGGGCTGCCGGTGACCGTACGGCTGCTGGACCCGCCGCTGCACGAGTTCCTGCCGGACATCACCGAGCTGTCCGTACGCGTGGCGCTGGCCGAATCGCGCAGGGACGCCAACGAGAACGACCTGCGGCTCCTCCAGGCCGTCCACCGGCTGCACGAGCAGAACCCCATGCTGGGCCTGCGCGGCGTCCGCCTCGGACTCGTCATCCCCGGGCTGTTCACCATGCAGGTACGGGCCATCGCCGAGGCGGCGGCCGACCGGCTGGCGGCCAAGGGCGACCCGCGCGCGGAGATCATGATCCCGCTCGTGGGCACCGTCCAGGAGCTGGAACTCGTGCGCGAGGAGGCCGAAGTGGTCATCGCGGCGGTCGAGAAGGAGTACGGCGTCGAGCTGAAGCTGAGCCTCGGCACGATGATCGAGCTGCCGCGCGCCGCGCTGACGGCCGGACAGATCGCCGAGTGCGCCGACTTCTTCTCCTTCGGCACCAACGACCTGACCCAGACCGTGTGGGGCTTCTCCCGTGACGACGTGGAGGCCAGCTTCTTCACCGCCTACCTGGAGAAGGGCATCTTCGGAGTGTCGCCCTTCGAGACCATCGACAAGGACGGCGTAGGCGCCCTCGTCCGCGACGCGGCGGCGGCCGGCCGGGCCACCCGGCCCGACCTGAAGCTCGGCGTGTGCGGCGAGCACGGCGGCGACCCGGAGTCGGTGCACTTCTTCCACGAGGCCGGGCTCGACTACGTCTCCTGCTCCCCCTTCCGCATCCCGGTGGCCCGCCTGGAGGCGGGACGTGCCGCGGCCTCCTCGGAGGGCGGCAGCTGA
- the trxA gene encoding thioredoxin has product MTVAHALEQVTDDTFDEEVLGSPVPVLVDFTADWCPPCRMVAPVLAQIAAEREGELKVVSLDVDRNPRVQAAYGVLSMPTLMLFRDGEPQRSVVGAQPKRRLVEQLGLDETR; this is encoded by the coding sequence ATGACCGTTGCACACGCCCTGGAGCAGGTCACCGACGACACGTTCGACGAGGAGGTGCTCGGGTCCCCGGTGCCGGTGCTGGTCGACTTCACCGCCGACTGGTGCCCGCCCTGCCGGATGGTCGCCCCCGTACTGGCCCAGATCGCCGCCGAGCGGGAGGGCGAGCTGAAGGTCGTCAGCCTCGACGTGGACCGCAATCCCCGCGTCCAGGCCGCCTACGGGGTGCTGTCGATGCCGACCCTGATGCTCTTCCGCGACGGTGAGCCCCAGCGCTCGGTGGTCGGCGCCCAGCCCAAGCGCCGCCTGGTGGAGCAGCTGGGCCTGGACGAGACACGCTGA
- a CDS encoding MerR family transcriptional regulator has protein sequence MRIGELAERAGTTTRTLRYYESRGLLTVRRDAQGHRTFGEEDLRLLRQIRMLRDSGFELEETRPFVECLRAGHPEGDSCPDSLEVYRRKLAELDACIAQLRSVRREVGERLARAEVDAAARSPHGPEPRCELTGRARPRVDEGETA, from the coding sequence ATGCGCATAGGGGAGCTGGCCGAGCGGGCGGGCACCACCACCAGGACGCTGCGCTACTACGAATCGCGGGGCCTGCTGACGGTCCGGCGTGACGCACAAGGACACCGGACGTTCGGCGAGGAGGACCTGCGGCTGCTGCGGCAGATCCGGATGCTGCGGGATTCGGGGTTCGAGCTGGAGGAGACCCGCCCCTTCGTGGAGTGCCTGCGTGCCGGGCATCCGGAGGGCGACTCCTGCCCCGACTCCCTGGAGGTCTACCGCAGGAAGCTGGCGGAGCTGGACGCGTGCATCGCGCAACTGCGGAGCGTACGGCGGGAGGTCGGCGAGCGGCTGGCGCGCGCCGAGGTGGACGCGGCGGCCCGGTCGCCGCACGGCCCCGAGCCGCGCTGCGAGCTGACCGGCCGCGCCCGGCCCCGCGTGGACGAAGGAGAGACGGCATGA
- a CDS encoding response regulator has translation MIRVLVVDDDFMVAKLHSTLVSRVPGFEVAGVAHSGSEALSLVRELAPDLVLLDLYLPDVSGLEVLRQLRGDGAPGGGPDVLVITAARDAASVRAARHGGAVQYVVKPFEGRLLSERLERFAHERSEFERLSAPGQDELDRVFSPGAHAPEGGEAQGHGAAGTEPRESGLATRPQSLPKGLTEQTCALVRRTLEAGPAEAGLSASECAERSGLSRVSARRYLEHFVATGTATVTLRYGTTGRPERRYHRL, from the coding sequence GTGATCCGCGTACTGGTCGTCGACGACGACTTCATGGTGGCCAAGCTGCACAGCACGCTGGTCTCCCGGGTGCCCGGTTTCGAGGTCGCGGGGGTCGCGCACAGCGGCTCCGAGGCGCTGTCGCTGGTGCGGGAGCTGGCGCCGGACCTGGTGCTGCTCGACCTGTACCTGCCCGATGTCAGCGGCCTGGAGGTGCTCCGGCAGCTGCGGGGTGACGGGGCGCCGGGCGGCGGCCCCGACGTGCTGGTGATCACGGCGGCGCGGGACGCGGCGAGCGTGCGCGCGGCACGGCACGGCGGCGCGGTGCAGTACGTCGTCAAGCCGTTCGAGGGCCGGCTGCTGAGCGAGCGGCTGGAGCGGTTCGCACACGAGCGCAGCGAGTTCGAGCGGCTGAGCGCGCCGGGCCAGGACGAGCTGGACCGGGTCTTCTCCCCGGGCGCGCACGCGCCGGAGGGCGGCGAGGCCCAAGGGCATGGTGCGGCGGGCACCGAACCCCGGGAGTCGGGGCTCGCCACCCGCCCGCAGTCCCTTCCCAAGGGCCTCACGGAGCAGACCTGCGCGCTGGTGCGCCGCACGCTGGAAGCCGGCCCCGCGGAGGCGGGCCTCTCGGCCTCCGAGTGCGCGGAGCGCAGCGGCCTCTCCCGGGTGAGCGCCCGCCGCTACCTGGAACACTTCGTCGCCACCGGAACGGCGACGGTAACCCTCCGCTACGGCACCACAGGCCGCCCGGAGCGCCGCTACCACCGGCTGTGA
- a CDS encoding oxidoreductase, translating to MAWTARNIPDQSGRTAVVTGANSGIGFVTARELARRGARVVLACRSEERGRQARERLVNELPEAGERTELRRLDLGDLASVSAFAKELPDERLDLLVNNAGVMALPYRRTADGFETQFGVNHLGHFALTGLLLERLLAAPAPRVVTVASSLHFLANIDIGDLNGEHTYRRWIAYARSKTANLLFTHELAHRMAGTPLVAAAAHPGYASTNLQTAGVRMEGRKAAERVVHVGNRMVAQPAEAGALPTLYAATEPGVAPDSFTGPRILAWRGAPAPSWRAPWTRSDAAAERLWAASEQLTGVSYGAPA from the coding sequence ATGGCCTGGACAGCGCGGAACATCCCTGACCAAAGCGGACGCACAGCGGTCGTGACCGGCGCCAACAGCGGGATCGGCTTTGTGACGGCCAGGGAGCTGGCCCGGCGTGGGGCGCGGGTCGTGCTGGCGTGCCGCAGCGAGGAGCGCGGCAGGCAGGCGCGGGAGCGGCTGGTGAACGAGCTGCCGGAGGCCGGGGAACGTACCGAGCTGCGCCGGCTCGACCTGGGCGACCTCGCCTCGGTGAGCGCCTTCGCCAAGGAGCTGCCGGACGAGCGGCTGGATCTGCTGGTCAACAACGCGGGCGTGATGGCGCTGCCCTACCGCAGGACGGCGGACGGCTTCGAGACACAGTTCGGCGTCAACCACCTGGGGCACTTCGCGCTGACGGGACTGCTGCTGGAGCGGCTGCTCGCGGCCCCGGCCCCGCGCGTGGTGACCGTCGCCAGCTCCCTCCACTTCCTGGCCAACATCGACATCGGCGACCTGAACGGCGAGCACACCTACCGGCGCTGGATCGCCTACGCCCGCTCCAAGACGGCCAACCTGCTCTTCACCCACGAACTGGCGCACCGGATGGCCGGGACCCCGCTGGTCGCGGCGGCGGCGCACCCCGGATACGCGTCCACCAACCTCCAGACGGCGGGTGTCCGGATGGAGGGCAGAAAGGCCGCCGAGCGCGTGGTGCACGTGGGCAACCGGATGGTGGCGCAGCCCGCCGAGGCGGGCGCCTTGCCGACGCTCTACGCCGCGACGGAGCCCGGGGTCGCCCCGGACTCCTTCACGGGCCCCCGGATCCTGGCCTGGCGCGGCGCCCCCGCCCCCTCGTGGCGGGCGCCGTGGACACGCAGCGACGCGGCGGCCGAGCGGCTGTGGGCGGCCTCCGAACAGCTGACCGGCGTCAGCTACGGAGCGCCCGCGTGA
- the aroQ gene encoding type II 3-dehydroquinate dehydratase, producing the protein MNATSEATAPRVLLLHGPNLNLLGERDAATYGSTTLRDVEERTTALGRELGAEVRCAQSNSEGALIDLIHGTRAGDSGIVFNPGAYAHYSYALRDAIEAVAGLGIPCVEVHISNVHAREPFRHTSVTAPVCQGMVSGHGVFGYELALRSVLHRVAEWSRR; encoded by the coding sequence ATGAACGCGACCTCCGAAGCCACCGCGCCCCGCGTGCTGCTCCTGCACGGGCCCAACCTCAACCTGCTGGGCGAGCGCGACGCGGCCACCTACGGCAGCACCACCCTCCGGGACGTCGAGGAGCGCACCACGGCGCTCGGCAGGGAGCTGGGCGCCGAGGTGCGCTGCGCGCAGAGCAACAGCGAGGGCGCGCTCATCGACCTGATCCACGGCACCCGGGCCGGTGACAGCGGCATCGTCTTCAACCCCGGCGCCTACGCCCACTACAGCTACGCGCTGCGTGACGCGATCGAGGCCGTGGCGGGGCTGGGCATCCCCTGCGTCGAGGTGCACATCTCCAATGTGCACGCCCGCGAGCCCTTCCGGCACACCTCGGTCACCGCGCCCGTGTGCCAGGGCATGGTCTCCGGGCACGGCGTCTTCGGCTACGAGCTGGCGCTCCGCTCCGTACTGCACCGCGTCGCGGAGTGGTCGCGCCGCTGA
- a CDS encoding cupin — translation MDDVSALAAEHLALAKKDPHGISAYLFLHDGPLRQSVIALSSGSSLEEHNTPPAASIYVLQGRVRLTEGTADQDIGSGQIQRVPQLRHGVLALEDSVFLLTAVTGIGTE, via the coding sequence ATGGATGATGTGAGCGCACTGGCGGCCGAGCACCTGGCGCTGGCGAAGAAGGACCCGCACGGCATCAGCGCGTACCTCTTCCTGCACGACGGGCCGCTGCGGCAGTCGGTGATCGCGCTGAGCTCCGGCTCGTCCCTGGAAGAGCACAACACTCCCCCCGCGGCCAGCATCTACGTCCTCCAGGGGCGGGTGCGGCTCACCGAGGGCACAGCGGACCAGGACATCGGCTCCGGGCAGATCCAGCGTGTGCCGCAGCTGCGACACGGCGTGCTCGCGCTGGAGGACTCGGTGTTCCTGCTGACAGCCGTGACGGGGATCGGGACGGAGTGA
- a CDS encoding NAD(P)H-binding protein: MTQNTRKTALSSYTDGPVGPVLVTCGTGKNGSRVAERLTARGYPVRVGSRSGEVPFDWESPDTWDAALEGARAVFLVCQPDVGAPGVAETLHDFGARAVKAGVERLVLLSARGEDLALPAERAVREAGAEWTILRASWFFQNFSEGVFRPFVLAGELPFPAGEVREPFIDVDDIAEVAVAALTEHGHHGLVHELTGPRLLTFGEAVAEVAGASGREVRYVPMDGRPYAELLTAQGLPEELVAFLGELFGQLLDGRNASVTDGVQRALGRPPRDFARFLEAAAAGGAWQG; the protein is encoded by the coding sequence ATGACACAGAACACGCGGAAAACCGCGCTCAGCAGCTACACCGACGGCCCCGTCGGCCCCGTACTCGTGACGTGCGGCACCGGGAAGAACGGCAGCAGGGTCGCCGAGCGGCTCACCGCACGCGGGTATCCGGTGCGCGTCGGCTCCCGCTCGGGCGAGGTGCCCTTCGACTGGGAGTCGCCCGACACCTGGGACGCCGCACTGGAGGGGGCGCGCGCCGTCTTCCTGGTGTGCCAGCCGGACGTGGGGGCGCCGGGGGTGGCCGAGACCCTGCACGACTTCGGGGCGCGGGCCGTGAAGGCGGGGGTGGAGCGGCTGGTCCTGCTGTCGGCGCGCGGCGAGGACCTGGCGCTGCCCGCCGAGCGCGCGGTGCGGGAGGCCGGAGCGGAGTGGACGATTCTGCGCGCGAGCTGGTTCTTCCAGAACTTCAGCGAAGGCGTCTTCCGGCCGTTCGTCCTGGCGGGAGAGCTGCCCTTCCCGGCGGGCGAGGTGCGCGAACCGTTCATCGACGTCGACGACATCGCCGAGGTAGCCGTCGCCGCGCTCACCGAGCACGGCCACCACGGGCTGGTCCACGAGCTGACGGGGCCGCGGCTGCTCACCTTCGGCGAGGCGGTCGCCGAGGTGGCCGGGGCGAGCGGGCGCGAGGTGCGCTATGTGCCCATGGACGGCAGGCCGTACGCGGAGCTGCTGACCGCACAGGGCCTGCCCGAGGAGCTGGTGGCCTTCCTCGGTGAGCTGTTCGGCCAGCTGCTGGACGGGCGGAACGCCTCCGTCACGGACGGCGTCCAGCGGGCCCTGGGCCGCCCGCCGCGCGACTTCGCCCGCTTCCTCGAAGCGGCTGCCGCCGGGGGCGCCTGGCAGGGCTGA
- a CDS encoding AraC family transcriptional regulator, with protein sequence MAESDGGDPLTEALTEVLGGARARGGLFHQAVLAPPWGVRVQDGNPLSVAATLHGEGWVTHAQDPEPVHMKPGDVVVLRGPEPYVLADDPATEPGLVIHPGDCCTTPEGVDMCEELVLGVRTWGHSLAGPTVLLSGNYQLHGDLSARLLDALPPVLVLRGGEWDSGLLPLVAAEVVKDAPGQQLVLDRLLDLLLISVLRAWFARPDARAPAWYRAHSDPVVGIALRMLHEQPAHAWTVAALAAKAGVSRAGLARRFTELVGEPPMTYLTRRRIDLAARLLREPGSTLDAVARRVGYADGFALSAAFKRLRGVSPSEHRAGREHRAVAERSGGAEDRAVAEHGAGLVVPGAAPA encoded by the coding sequence GTGGCTGAAAGCGACGGAGGGGATCCGCTGACCGAGGCCCTCACCGAGGTGCTGGGCGGCGCGCGGGCCAGGGGAGGGCTCTTCCACCAGGCGGTGCTGGCGCCGCCCTGGGGCGTGCGCGTGCAGGACGGCAATCCGCTCTCGGTGGCCGCCACGCTGCACGGTGAGGGCTGGGTGACGCACGCCCAGGATCCCGAGCCGGTCCATATGAAGCCCGGCGACGTGGTGGTGCTGCGCGGCCCCGAGCCGTACGTGCTGGCCGACGACCCGGCCACCGAGCCCGGTCTGGTGATTCATCCGGGCGACTGCTGCACCACGCCCGAGGGTGTGGACATGTGCGAGGAGCTCGTGCTCGGGGTGCGCACCTGGGGGCACAGCCTGGCCGGCCCCACGGTGCTGCTGAGCGGCAACTATCAGCTGCACGGCGACCTCAGCGCCCGGCTGCTGGACGCGCTGCCCCCTGTGCTGGTGCTGCGCGGCGGGGAGTGGGACTCGGGGCTGCTGCCGCTGGTCGCGGCGGAGGTCGTCAAGGACGCGCCGGGCCAGCAGCTGGTGCTCGACCGGCTGCTGGACCTGCTGCTGATCTCGGTCCTGCGCGCCTGGTTCGCCCGGCCGGACGCGCGGGCCCCGGCGTGGTACCGGGCCCATAGCGACCCCGTGGTGGGAATCGCGCTCCGGATGCTGCACGAACAGCCCGCGCACGCCTGGACGGTGGCGGCGCTCGCCGCCAAGGCCGGGGTCTCCCGGGCGGGCCTGGCGCGCCGCTTCACCGAACTGGTCGGCGAGCCGCCCATGACCTACCTCACCCGCCGGCGCATCGACCTCGCGGCACGGCTGCTGCGCGAGCCCGGCTCGACGCTCGACGCCGTGGCCCGCAGGGTCGGCTACGCGGACGGCTTCGCGCTGAGCGCGGCGTTCAAGCGGCTGCGCGGGGTGAGCCCCTCCGAGCACCGGGCCGGGAGAGAGCACAGGGCCGTCGCCGAGCGAAGCGGCGGCGCCGAGGACAGGGCAGTGGCTGAGCATGGGGCGGGGCTCGTCGTCCCTGGCGCGGCGCCCGCGTGA
- a CDS encoding helix-turn-helix domain-containing protein yields the protein MYEERPSRVPGAVVWSQTAKPPGTRGRVLPDGCMDLLLWNGELVVAGPDTRAHVSVERLGEPVTGLRLRPGAGPRVFGVHAHELRDQRVPLSAVWPEREVRELTERIAAAADPAGVLEAVARRRLRTHEREAADPRAAALADAVVAALRQGASVTRAAAGVGLSERQLHRRCLDAFGYGAKTLARVLRLQAALSLAGAGNSLAGTALRAGYADQAHFSREVKALAGVPVTELLRPVPPSEPDLPKSRSDG from the coding sequence ATGTACGAGGAACGGCCGTCCAGGGTGCCGGGAGCCGTGGTGTGGTCCCAGACCGCGAAGCCTCCCGGCACGCGCGGGCGGGTCCTGCCGGACGGCTGCATGGACCTGCTGCTGTGGAACGGGGAGTTGGTCGTCGCGGGCCCCGACACCCGCGCCCATGTGAGCGTCGAGCGCCTGGGCGAGCCCGTGACGGGGCTGCGCCTGCGGCCCGGTGCGGGGCCGCGTGTCTTCGGCGTACACGCGCACGAACTGCGCGACCAGCGGGTGCCGTTGTCCGCCGTGTGGCCCGAGCGCGAGGTGCGGGAGCTGACCGAGCGGATCGCGGCTGCCGCCGACCCGGCAGGGGTGCTGGAGGCGGTGGCCCGGCGCCGTCTCCGCACACACGAGCGCGAGGCGGCCGACCCCCGGGCGGCGGCGCTGGCGGACGCGGTCGTCGCGGCGCTGCGCCAGGGCGCGAGCGTGACCCGGGCCGCGGCGGGGGTAGGCCTGAGCGAGCGCCAGCTGCACCGCCGCTGCCTGGACGCGTTCGGATACGGCGCCAAGACGCTGGCCCGGGTGCTGCGCCTCCAGGCCGCGCTGAGTCTCGCCGGCGCGGGCAACTCCCTGGCCGGGACCGCGCTGCGCGCCGGATACGCCGACCAGGCCCACTTCTCCCGCGAGGTCAAGGCCCTGGCGGGAGTGCCGGTGACGGAGCTGCTGCGCCCGGTGCCCCCGTCGGAGCCCGACCTGCCAAAGTCGCGGTCCGACGGGTGA